The genomic region TATACCTATACCGTAGAGGAAGGTTCCATTCTTCTCATCCCTCCCGGGTTCAAACATACGAATCAATGTGTATCCACGAAAGGCATGACTTATTTCAGCGCTCATTTTAATGTGGATGATCCGGTCTTCACTCTGAAGCTGATGTCACAGCATAGCCAAATCTACGCAGCAGGTACGACAGATAACAGGAAGATGCGCGTTGTGCTGGAGAGTTGGATGGGCATGATTAACGTATCTGAGGCCTATACATCCACCGACAAAATGATCATGCAGGCACGCATGTTTGAACTGTTCGCCCTGTTGTCCCAAGCCGCTGATAACAAACCGGAGGCCGCTTCTTCCGTTGCTGCTTCACACGCGCCAGCCCCTACCGCCATGCATTATGCAGGAGCTATAGCCGAGGCGATCAAGCAGGCCTTCTATGCCCAGCTTCGAACCAAGGAAGACAGTGTATCCACGGTCAAAGTGGAGCAGATTATCTCCTCGTTTGGCATCAGTCCGGGATATGGTTTGCAGGTCTTTCGAAAGGTATATGGGAGATCGCCCAGGGCATACCTGTCCAGCTTGAAGTTGCAGGAGGCCAAAG from Paenibacillus sp. FSL R5-0341 harbors:
- a CDS encoding AraC family transcriptional regulator is translated as MDIRSQLREMPHHTLAHWLPIIDCNIKFYGAHSQQVPYGWAMPEESHPGFEIMLIIEGTQESVIHGYTYTVEEGSILLIPPGFKHTNQCVSTKGMTYFSAHFNVDDPVFTLKLMSQHSQIYAAGTTDNRKMRVVLESWMGMINVSEAYTSTDKMIMQARMFELFALLSQAADNKPEAASSVAASHAPAPTAMHYAGAIAEAIKQAFYAQLRTKEDSVSTVKVEQIISSFGISPGYGLQVFRKVYGRSPRAYLSSLKLQEAKVLIEQPELSLGEIAWKLGYTHLSHFSRQFKRWTGQSPLQYRNHHADASGDPVSYRSESSPES